From a region of the Triticum aestivum cultivar Chinese Spring chromosome 7D, IWGSC CS RefSeq v2.1, whole genome shotgun sequence genome:
- the LOC123171007 gene encoding citrate-binding protein-like, with protein sequence MAPRVLSWISVSLLVFLASWSCAAARGARAPRAADPTYGFTSVRLDESNFVLQRPYDEASGARYSFDGTVRKLWVLASDKPHARQSHTSPRTEIRMAGYDYSSGVWQFEGYGYVPSGTTGVSIMQVFGAGETATTLMLHVYDGALRYYDRQLVEDAIYDRWFRLNVVHDVEALTLTVYIDGEQKLHVHGRGGDSHYFKFGVYAQNHDSSCMESRWKDVRIFKKH encoded by the exons ATGGCTCCTCGCGTTCTCTCATGGATTAGTGTCTCTCTGCTTGTCTTCTTGGCGTCGTGGTCATGCGCCGCGGCCAGGGGCGCACGGGCACCGAGAGCCGCCGACCCGACCTATGGGTTCACGTCGGTGAGGCTCGACGAGAGCAACTTTGTGCTGCAGCGCCCCTACGACGAGGCGAGCGGCGCACGCTACAGCTTCGACGGCACCGTGCGGAAGCTCTGGGTGCTCGCCTCCGACAAGCCCCATGCCCGCCAGAGCCATACCAGCCCAAGAACTGAAATCAGGATGGCA GGCTACGACTACAGCTCGGGCGTGTGGCAGTTCGAGGGCTACGGCTACGTCCCCTCCGGCACCACGGGGGTGTCTATCATGCAGGTGTTCGGCGCCGGCGAGACGGCCACCACGCTCATGCTACACGTCTACGATGGCGCGCTGCGGTACTACGACCGGCAGCTCGTGGAGGACGCCATCTATGACAGATGGTTCCGGCTGAACGTGGTCCACGATGTCGAGGCGTTGACGCTTACCGTGTACATCGACGGCGAGCAGAAACTCCACGTCCACGGCCGTGGCGGGGACTCGCACTACTTCAAGTTCGGCGTGTACGCGCAGAACCACGACTCCAGCTGCATGGAGTCTCGCTGGAAGGACGTCAGGATCTTCAAGAAGCACTAG